The genome window CTGTCGGCGACGTTGAAGGCAAAGAGGGAGGGTGCGAGTGGTTCAATCGTATGGCCGAGAGCTTCGATTGCGCGGGTGAGTGGTGAGGCCTTGAGTGAACCGGTGGCGATGCACACGCTTTCAGCCGACACTTGCGTGTCGTCTGAAAAGTGAAGAGTGAAGAGGGGCGAGTGAGATGTGGACTTTTCCTCAAGGCTCAAGGACTTGAGGCCCACTCCTTTGCGGAGCTGCACTCCGGCTTTGCGAGCTGCTTCATGGAAACAATCGATGATTGTTTGTGAGTCGTCGGTGTCGGGAAACATGCGGCCGTCGCCTTCGGTCTTGAGGGTGACGCCTCGCTCGGCGAACCAGTGGATGGTGTCTTGCGGTTGCCAGCGGTGAAAGGCGCCGCGTAGTTCGCGGGCGCCGCGTGGGTAGTGGGTGGCTAATTTCGCTGGGTCGAAGCAACTATGAGTGACGTTGCAACGGCCACCGCCAGAGATCTTAACCTTACTGAGTGTTTGCTGGCTGCGCTCGTAAATTGTGACCTGAGCTGTAGGGTCGGCCTCGGCCGCTGTAATCGCGGCAAAGAAACCGCCTGCGCCACCGCCGATGATGGCGATATGCTTGGGTGTGTGAGATGCGTCGTTGGAGGTCGTCATAGCGATCTCCTAGCCTTGGCGTATGGCTGAGTGGCAGACAATACTAGAATGTCGGATTATGACGGTGGCAGCTTCCTTGAAGTAACTGACCGCCTGTGGCCGCACGCGACCACTAGCGAAATCGGTCAGGCTGCGAAAGCAACCTAACTACGAATCACAGTGGCTTGCATCCTTTTTTCGCTTCGACGGCGGCGAGGATCATTTCTACGACGGCTTCGTCGCTGTAGTGATCTGTGTTGATGACGAGATCGTATTGTGTGGGGTCATCGATCTCGGAATTGAAGTGGTGCTTCATATAGCGATGGCGCGCGTGGTCTTCGTCTTTGATGTAGTGCTTCGCGTCATCGACTGATTTGCCATATACAGTTACCATTTGTTGCATGCGTCGGGCATGACTGCCGACGAAACGAACACGTGTGACATTTGAGAGACCTTCGGCGATTTTGTTGCCTCCACGCCCGACGAGGATGCAATGGCCAACGCTGCAGAGTCGCATCATGGTTTGCGTGGTGTGCTCAAAGAGTGTCCAGAGTGAGGGGTGGCGGCCTAAGATCTCGTTTACGGTGCTGCTGTATTCGTTGACCGTGTCTTCTGGCATGAACTTTGCCAAACTTTTGGGGAGGTCGTGGTCCTCGAGCACTTTCTCGACTAAGGTTTCGTCGAAAAAAGTCCATGGCACGGCATCTTTGGGTGAGTCTGCGCGTAATCGATTTTTGAGCTTTTTACCGATACTGCGGCCGCGTGCACCAGACTGGCGTGAGATGGTGATGGCTGAGGGGACGTGGGTATCTTTGGGGATGGGGTGCTCTTGCACTAGTGCTGCAACATAGCTGCAGCACTCGTTGAATGTGGCTGTATCACTCATGTCTTTTCTTTCTATTTTGGGGTTATTTTAGCAGACAGCCCCCAAGCTTGAGAGCTTGTAAATACAATAAACGGTTGGCCGAGTTTTGCAATCCTGATTTACGAGTGACCTTTCAAGTGGAGCGCGCGAGACTCGGTTTGTCCTGTTGCCTAGGAGGTCGGGAGTTCCTTAAAGAGCGCGTCTTTTTCAGAGTCAGTTAGGTCACTCGCCTTTATGGCTGCCCGTGCTGCATCTGGATCCTCTGATTGCCATCGTTGGATGACTCGTTTCGACTCTCTTTGACGAATTTCCTCGGTGCCAATGGTTGCTGACCATTTGAAGGCAGCTTCAGGTTCTGAAGTCGTCACTTTACGAACGAGGTTTGTGACTGCCATATCTCGACTCGTGCCATTTTCCAGCTCGGATATCCAGACCGTGGCTGCGTAGGTATCATGCTCTAGCCATTCCCATGAAACTTGATTAATCGCTGCTCTACTAGCATCCTCATCTTCTATTTGGACTGCCCATGTGGAGGCTGCACCGGGATCTTTGCTAGCCCAGCTTTGGGCGATGTTTTTGCTATGCTCTCGTTGAAGTTCCACGCTTTGAGTGTCGAGGTAATCGACCAGAGCGGATGGATCTTTGAATGCCCAGGTGCTCAGCACTTTGTTCAATGCGCTCGCGGATGCATCGGAGGGTTCAAGCGAATGAACCCAGTCAAGTGCAACTTGCGGCTCGTCACGTGCTAAATGTGAACTGATGGATTTAATCAGTAGTGTTTTCTCTTGGCCGTCAGCCAAGCTCAGTATTCTATTTTTG of Lentimonas sp. CC4 contains these proteins:
- a CDS encoding cytidylate kinase-like family protein, whose product is MSDTATFNECCSYVAALVQEHPIPKDTHVPSAITISRQSGARGRSIGKKLKNRLRADSPKDAVPWTFFDETLVEKVLEDHDLPKSLAKFMPEDTVNEYSSTVNEILGRHPSLWTLFEHTTQTMMRLCSVGHCILVGRGGNKIAEGLSNVTRVRFVGSHARRMQQMVTVYGKSVDDAKHYIKDEDHARHRYMKHHFNSEIDDPTQYDLVINTDHYSDEAVVEMILAAVEAKKGCKPL